In Thermoflexus hugenholtzii JAD2, the following proteins share a genomic window:
- a CDS encoding ribonucleoside-diphosphate reductase subunit alpha, with translation MAMRIVPQERTTLRRVFQETGLPEDLWAPILQEAWESGVEALDPPQALEALLLSITARIWEEPLYERAAAALMRRRILLEALGTEDPDYTDYTAAFPAYIREGVRRGALHPDLLTYDLDRLARALDPRRDALLPYVGLATLFDRYLVRDPETRQVLELPQFMWMRVAMGLALRETDREEWALRFYERMSTLRFLPSTPTLFNSGTPHHQLASCYLYEVLDSLEHILDAAATFGMLAKYAGGIGASVSRIRAAGAPVRGINGRSGGLIPFLHLYDALIHAINQGGRRRGTMAAYLEPWHLEIEAFLDLRRNTGDPYQRTPSLDTALWIPDAFMERVEADADWYLFDPLYAGDLVDLYGEAFRRRYEEHIARAERGEIPRRAWRKVRARELYLRILDALLETGHPWITFKDSSNLRSMLRHAGIIHSLNLCTEVALPTCPEEIAVCNLGSVNLARHLNADGSLDEAELARTVEIAMRALDNVIDLNLYPSERARRSNLLNRPVGLGCMGFAELLSRQGLSFNDPEAAEWADRLVEQLSFHAIRASCALARERGPFPRFPGSEWSKGRLPFDTLEDLERERRRAIEVDRGGWLDWTALRDALRAGIRNGAVMAIAPTATIALIAGTSPSLDPYFSNLFVRTTLSGRFVEFNPALVEALKTLGLWERVRERLVETQGDAWAIPEIPEPVRRRFPTAFQIRPEALLEIAARAQKWVDMGISRSLYFTSETPTDLAEVYLHAWRKGLKATYYCYVMPRMRAEPATVRVNKAAQRPRWVEAAEAELQAEAACAMDGSCEACQ, from the coding sequence ATGGCGATGCGGATCGTGCCCCAGGAGCGGACGACGCTTCGTCGCGTCTTCCAGGAGACCGGGCTGCCGGAGGACCTCTGGGCTCCGATCCTACAGGAGGCCTGGGAAAGCGGGGTGGAGGCGCTGGATCCGCCGCAGGCCCTGGAGGCGCTGCTCCTGTCGATCACCGCACGGATCTGGGAGGAACCCCTCTACGAGCGGGCCGCCGCCGCCCTCATGCGCCGGCGCATCCTCCTGGAGGCCCTGGGCACCGAGGACCCGGACTACACGGACTACACTGCCGCCTTCCCGGCCTACATTCGAGAGGGAGTGCGACGCGGGGCCTTGCACCCGGATCTCCTCACCTACGATCTCGACCGACTGGCGCGGGCGCTGGATCCCCGGCGGGATGCCTTGCTTCCCTACGTAGGGCTGGCCACCCTCTTCGATCGTTATCTGGTCCGAGACCCGGAGACCCGTCAGGTTCTGGAGCTGCCTCAGTTCATGTGGATGCGGGTGGCCATGGGTTTAGCCCTTCGGGAGACGGATCGCGAGGAGTGGGCCCTGCGGTTTTACGAGCGGATGAGCACCCTGCGTTTCCTCCCCAGCACCCCCACCCTGTTCAACAGCGGCACCCCCCATCACCAGCTGGCCTCATGCTATCTCTACGAGGTGCTGGACAGCTTGGAGCACATCCTGGACGCCGCGGCCACCTTCGGGATGCTGGCCAAATACGCAGGGGGCATCGGGGCTTCTGTGTCCCGCATCCGGGCCGCCGGCGCCCCGGTGCGAGGGATCAACGGCCGCAGCGGCGGGCTCATCCCCTTCCTGCACCTCTACGACGCCCTGATCCACGCGATCAACCAGGGAGGGCGGCGGCGCGGGACCATGGCCGCGTATCTGGAACCCTGGCATCTGGAAATCGAGGCTTTCCTGGACCTGCGCCGGAACACGGGCGATCCCTATCAGCGCACCCCATCGCTGGACACCGCCCTTTGGATCCCAGACGCCTTCATGGAGCGAGTGGAGGCCGACGCGGACTGGTATCTGTTCGACCCCTTGTATGCGGGGGACTTGGTGGACCTCTACGGCGAGGCCTTCCGGAGGCGCTATGAGGAGCACATCGCCCGGGCGGAGCGGGGGGAGATCCCCCGTCGCGCATGGCGCAAGGTGCGGGCCCGGGAGCTGTATTTGCGGATCCTGGACGCCCTGCTGGAGACCGGCCATCCCTGGATCACCTTCAAGGACAGCAGCAATCTGCGCAGCATGCTGCGCCACGCAGGGATCATCCATTCCCTAAACCTGTGCACAGAAGTGGCGCTGCCCACCTGTCCGGAGGAGATCGCCGTTTGCAACCTGGGCAGCGTGAACCTCGCCCGCCACCTGAACGCCGATGGGTCCCTGGACGAGGCAGAGCTGGCCCGCACCGTCGAGATCGCCATGCGGGCCCTGGACAACGTGATCGACCTGAACCTGTATCCCTCAGAGCGCGCCCGCCGAAGCAACCTCCTGAACCGGCCGGTGGGACTGGGCTGCATGGGGTTCGCGGAGCTCCTGAGCCGCCAGGGCCTCTCCTTCAACGACCCGGAGGCCGCGGAGTGGGCCGACCGCCTCGTCGAGCAGCTCTCCTTCCACGCCATCCGGGCCAGCTGCGCCCTGGCCCGGGAGCGCGGACCCTTCCCCCGCTTCCCGGGCAGCGAGTGGTCGAAGGGTCGTTTGCCCTTCGACACCCTGGAGGATCTGGAGCGGGAACGCAGGCGGGCCATCGAGGTGGATCGAGGGGGGTGGCTGGATTGGACGGCCCTCCGGGACGCCCTGCGCGCGGGGATCCGCAACGGCGCGGTGATGGCCATCGCCCCCACCGCGACCATCGCCTTGATCGCCGGCACCAGCCCCAGCCTGGACCCCTATTTCAGCAACCTGTTTGTCCGGACCACTCTCTCCGGTCGCTTTGTCGAGTTCAACCCGGCCCTGGTGGAGGCGTTGAAGACCCTGGGGCTCTGGGAACGGGTTCGAGAGCGGCTGGTGGAGACCCAGGGCGATGCGTGGGCCATCCCGGAGATCCCGGAGCCAGTGCGCCGCCGCTTCCCCACCGCCTTCCAGATCCGTCCCGAGGCCCTGCTGGAGATCGCGGCCCGGGCCCAGAAATGGGTGGATATGGGCATCAGCCGCAGCCTCTACTTCACCTCCGAGACCCCGACCGATCTGGCGGAGGTCTACCTGCATGCCTGGCGGAAGGGCCTCAAGGCCACCTATTACTGCTACGTGATGCCTCGTATGCGGGCCGAGCCGGCGACGGTGCGGGTGAACAAGGCGGCCCAACGGCCTCGCTGGGTAGAGGCGGCGGAGGCGGAGCTGCAGGCGGAGGCCGCCTGCGCCATGGACGGCTCTTGCGAGGCCTGTCAGTAG
- a CDS encoding glycosyltransferase family 39 protein — protein MGTTEMEGTSSHPTWTRTGLLIQEERVCCERARSWGRPRSAAVLLIWLTAAAALALMPAELALYDENHVLWQITSYPPAGVIRNLMRDSHPPLYYLLAQGWLALGGFDHPWAFRVLSFFLGLPALPLAFQIGRRLGGPRLGLAALTLLALNPWFLFLLVLIRMYGLTATLGAWSVWIVLGLLDRPTPRRWAIWTLAQGLLLFTHYYGALLIAALWLTLLWRRPRGWRGGLLAALPVAALFALWLRQAYAGSLEHTVRNLSAIPVRPGPVEVVWHYGATALMGPFVDGVFARAASLALALGLSLTILVRRPRLRGLSSRGGELAVWVGLPLLLGALLALRWPFFAARYFAMLTVPGAVALAAGIHLLRRWEWIPMILALGLIGLSRFPVMAAQPLGLLGLDALSLALATLNRSDPVLVQAPWHIDADHPFYEWTDPRQRAVVMEKHPAFWFVGVSIYAGEWLPWLEEMRATHTIDFAATYPHPIPEYGASLFHLVRKPETAPWQPTTARWQNGLTLTALALPDPQLPPGASLRVGLRLHTDRPIPERWTLFLHLLDPQGRWLAGWDAEPNPPTPTWTPGRPITHWHGLRLPINLPAGRYTLAIGWYPTGSNGTPRLPLEKPSGDSLPIGTVDLLPLPRPPRWGTRYAPELQLEPPRLLVRPQQEAIAVWAILNWQPLPGPVDPAAFQVTLALPNGQALPLARQLPVPPGPLAGPGWIRDVWHLALQAPPPGLAWLEVRYGPRSLARRPVWLLLPYPRWNYDWLFLNRTP, from the coding sequence ATGGGGACCACAGAGATGGAAGGCACATCGTCCCACCCCACGTGGACTCGAACTGGCCTTCTGATCCAGGAAGAGCGGGTTTGCTGCGAGCGAGCCCGCTCATGGGGGAGACCACGCTCGGCGGCCGTTCTCCTGATATGGCTCACCGCAGCAGCTGCCCTCGCCCTGATGCCGGCGGAGCTGGCCCTCTACGACGAGAACCACGTCCTCTGGCAGATCACCTCTTATCCACCCGCCGGGGTGATCCGCAACCTGATGCGGGACAGCCACCCGCCTCTCTACTATCTGCTGGCGCAGGGATGGCTGGCCTTGGGAGGGTTTGATCATCCGTGGGCTTTTCGCGTTCTCTCCTTCTTCCTCGGCCTGCCCGCCCTCCCCTTGGCCTTTCAGATCGGGCGCCGCCTCGGGGGCCCCCGCCTCGGCCTCGCCGCCCTCACCCTCCTCGCCCTCAACCCCTGGTTCCTCTTCCTTCTGGTCCTGATCCGGATGTATGGCCTGACCGCGACGCTGGGTGCCTGGAGCGTCTGGATCGTCCTCGGGTTGCTGGACCGTCCGACCCCCCGGCGCTGGGCGATCTGGACCCTGGCCCAGGGGCTGTTGCTGTTCACCCACTACTACGGAGCCCTGCTGATCGCCGCCCTCTGGCTGACGCTGCTGTGGCGCCGCCCCCGCGGGTGGCGCGGCGGCCTGCTGGCCGCCCTCCCAGTTGCTGCCCTCTTCGCCCTCTGGCTCCGCCAAGCCTACGCGGGATCCCTGGAGCACACCGTGCGGAACCTCTCCGCCATCCCGGTCCGACCGGGGCCCGTGGAGGTGGTATGGCATTACGGGGCCACCGCCCTGATGGGGCCCTTCGTCGACGGGGTTTTCGCCCGCGCGGCCTCCCTGGCCCTCGCCCTGGGCCTCTCCCTCACCATCTTGGTCCGCCGCCCCCGCCTTAGGGGGCTCTCATCCCGGGGAGGCGAGCTGGCTGTCTGGGTGGGCCTTCCCCTTCTGCTGGGCGCTCTCTTGGCCCTCCGCTGGCCCTTCTTCGCCGCCCGCTACTTCGCCATGCTGACGGTTCCCGGGGCCGTCGCTCTCGCTGCTGGCATCCACCTCCTCCGCCGCTGGGAGTGGATCCCGATGATCCTCGCCCTGGGCTTGATCGGCCTTTCCCGCTTCCCTGTCATGGCTGCGCAACCGCTGGGGCTCTTGGGTCTCGACGCCCTGAGTCTGGCTCTGGCCACCCTGAACCGCTCCGATCCAGTCCTGGTCCAGGCCCCCTGGCACATCGACGCTGATCACCCGTTTTATGAGTGGACAGACCCGAGGCAACGTGCAGTGGTCATGGAGAAGCATCCAGCTTTCTGGTTCGTCGGCGTTTCGATCTACGCGGGGGAGTGGCTTCCATGGCTGGAGGAGATGCGAGCCACCCACACGATCGATTTCGCCGCCACCTACCCCCACCCCATCCCGGAATACGGCGCCAGCCTCTTCCACCTGGTCCGCAAACCCGAAACCGCCCCCTGGCAGCCCACCACCGCCCGCTGGCAAAACGGCCTCACCCTCACCGCCCTCGCCCTCCCCGACCCTCAACTCCCCCCCGGCGCCTCCCTCCGCGTCGGCCTGCGTCTCCACACCGACCGCCCCATCCCGGAGCGCTGGACCCTCTTCCTTCACCTCCTGGATCCCCAGGGCCGCTGGCTCGCCGGCTGGGACGCCGAGCCCAATCCCCCCACCCCCACCTGGACGCCCGGAAGGCCCATCACCCACTGGCACGGCCTGCGCCTCCCGATAAACCTCCCCGCCGGCCGCTACACCCTCGCCATCGGCTGGTATCCCACCGGCTCCAACGGCACCCCCCGCCTCCCCCTTGAAAAACCCTCAGGGGACAGCCTCCCCATCGGCACCGTCGACCTCCTCCCCCTCCCCCGTCCCCCCCGTTGGGGCACCCGGTATGCCCCCGAGCTCCAGCTGGAACCCCCTCGCCTCCTCGTCCGTCCACAGCAGGAAGCCATCGCCGTGTGGGCCATCCTCAACTGGCAGCCCCTCCCGGGTCCCGTGGACCCCGCCGCCTTCCAGGTGACCCTGGCCCTCCCCAACGGCCAGGCCCTCCCCCTCGCCCGCCAGCTGCCGGTTCCCCCCGGCCCCCTGGCCGGACCCGGGTGGATTCGCGACGTCTGGCATCTGGCGCTCCAGGCCCCGCCCCCCGGCCTGGCCTGGCTGGAAGTCCGCTATGGCCCACGCTCCCTCGCCCGCCGTCCCGTCTGGCTACTCCTACCCTACCCCCGGTGGAATTATGATTGGCTCTTCCTGAATCGAACCCCATAA
- a CDS encoding ribonucleotide-diphosphate reductase subunit beta, translating to MRSARGLIGGDPVEPLRLFPLRYPWAYAHVQQAKRNTWFPEEAPLHDDVQDWHERLTEEERQAVEILLGFFNPMESLVTSNLLLALYPHLTAPEVRLYLARQAWEEANHAMAFEYVIKTLPVDRERVFGMLEEHPAVAAKAAFQRRLTAEILKPDLDLATIEGRQRLLRNLVGFFVILEGIFFYSGFAFALSFRRRNCLRGLGTIIDWVLKDESLHLSFGVHLIQAFLQENPEVRTPALGEELRRMILEAVALEEAYNQALLPRPVLGLHAGSLNAYVRYVADRRLEELGLGPHFHTPNPFRWLAAEIDLPEQVNFFEARNVNYEVARPRE from the coding sequence ATGCGATCCGCGCGCGGGTTGATCGGCGGCGATCCGGTGGAGCCGCTGCGTCTTTTTCCTCTGCGCTACCCGTGGGCTTACGCCCACGTGCAGCAGGCCAAGCGCAACACCTGGTTTCCCGAAGAAGCCCCCCTCCACGACGATGTCCAGGACTGGCACGAGCGCCTCACCGAGGAGGAGCGCCAGGCCGTGGAGATCCTCCTGGGCTTCTTCAACCCCATGGAATCCCTGGTCACCAGCAACCTGCTGCTGGCCCTCTATCCCCATCTCACCGCTCCCGAAGTTCGTCTCTATCTCGCCCGCCAGGCCTGGGAGGAGGCCAACCACGCCATGGCCTTCGAATACGTGATCAAGACGCTGCCCGTGGATCGGGAGCGGGTGTTCGGCATGCTGGAGGAACATCCGGCCGTGGCGGCCAAAGCCGCTTTCCAGCGCCGGCTCACCGCGGAGATCCTGAAGCCGGACCTGGACCTGGCTACGATCGAAGGGCGACAGCGGCTTCTGCGCAACCTGGTGGGGTTCTTCGTGATCCTGGAGGGGATCTTCTTCTATTCCGGCTTCGCCTTCGCCCTCTCCTTCCGGCGACGCAACTGCTTACGGGGTCTGGGGACGATCATCGATTGGGTGCTCAAGGATGAGAGCCTTCACCTTTCGTTCGGCGTGCACTTGATCCAGGCCTTCCTCCAGGAGAACCCCGAGGTGCGGACACCCGCCCTGGGAGAGGAGCTGCGTCGGATGATCCTGGAGGCGGTGGCCCTGGAGGAGGCCTACAATCAGGCGCTGTTGCCGCGGCCCGTCCTCGGCCTCCACGCGGGTTCCCTGAACGCCTACGTGCGCTATGTGGCCGACCGGCGCCTGGAGGAGCTGGGGCTGGGCCCGCACTTCCACACGCCCAACCCCTTCCGCTGGCTGGCGGCCGAGATCGACCTCCCGGAGCAGGTGAACTTCTTCGAGGCCCGTAACGTGAACTACGAGGTCGCACGGCCGCGGGAATGA